One Chaetodon trifascialis isolate fChaTrf1 chromosome 12, fChaTrf1.hap1, whole genome shotgun sequence DNA window includes the following coding sequences:
- the LOC139340501 gene encoding immunoglobulin-like domain-containing receptor 1 — MGNMILMALLLLHLPTELLSIQVIVPDPERSTTLFASVILRCDYTTSANPQDVLVTWRYKSFCKDPVLEYYYADYQAALQLGQDPSNDCPDRQRTVRTVIQKRGLNEPILGADYRERKITIQNKADLVINEVMWWDNGVYFCNIDAAGDTTGDSDREIKLIVYHWLTVLLIILGALMLIILFCICCCQCCPQKCCCYVRCPCCPKTCCCPEKAVMQHRMLKEAQKAMAPWMNGQPIYSPIGSNASSQGVPILYSGSYSDYPGKQNFAMGPMQLSPMALPQQQHQQQPPPPPPHYANGSARGSSHGTGQVLDYLENQMRGLDVGPPQMAHYGVQNMPPLQPQLKPQPAPPSVPYTPGPPSMLSALDEMGMRGVERRVITLPPIIQRVPSLSSRREPGGEDGARGGPRLSSLSSGNTNRSGGGFARSSRGYRDVSPPRRGILREYSDDSDWDNRRGRAPHRPSRNERDDSARRRGGGSRPRPRSRDDLMEEFYSKASRRKRSYSPPQRRKGSWSSDEEDSSRGEGGKGKDWSEKPPSYSALDIQPGYSKSRRNYNHLSDRSSHSSTSVVI, encoded by the exons ATGGGAAATATGATACTGATGGCGCTTCTGCTCCTGCACCTGCCGACAG agctgctgtccatCCAGGTGATCGTTCCAGACCCGGAGAGGAGCACGACTCTGTTCGCCTCCGTCATCCTGCGCTGCGACTACACAACTTCAGCCAACCCTCAGGATGTCCTGGTCACCTGGAGGTACAAGTCCTTCTGTAAAGACCCGGTGTTGGAGTACTACTACGCAG aCTATCAGGCTGCTCTGCAGCTGGGTCAGGACCCCTCCAATGACTGCCCGGACCGCCAGCGCACAGTCCGCACTGTGATCCAGAAGAGGGGTCTTAACGAGCCCATCCTGGGTGCAGACTACAGAGAACGCAAAATTACCATTCAGAACA AGGCTGACCTTGTCATCAATGAGGTGATGTGGTGGGATAACGGCGTGTATTTCTGCAACATTGATGCTGCCGGTGACACGACGGGAGACTCGGATCGTGAAATCAAACTCATCGTGTACC ACTGGCTGACAGTGCTGCTGATCATCCTCGGTGCTCTCATGCTCATCATCCTGttctgcatctgctgctgtcagtgctgccCGCAGAAGTGCTGCTGCTACGTCCGCTGCCCGTGTTGTCCAAAGACATGCTGCTGCCCGGAAAAAG CTGTGATGCAGCACAGGATGCTGAAGGAGGCTCAGAAGGCTATGGCTCCTTGGATGAATGGTCAACCCATTTATTCTCCCATTGGCTCCAATGCGTCCTCCCAGGGCGTTCCCATACTGTACTCAG GCTCGTACTCTGACTACCCAGGCAAACAAAACTTTGCCATGGGTCCCATGCAGCTGTCACCCATGGCCCTaccgcagcagcagcatcagcagcagccccctcctcctcctccacactaTGCGAACGGCAGTGCACGTGGCAGCAGTCATGGCACCGGCCAGGTGTTGGACTACCTGGAGAACCAGATGAGAGGGCTAGATGTGGGGCCACCTCAAATGGCTCATTACGGTGTCCAAAATATGCCGCCATTACAGCCTCAACTGAAGCCCCAGCCGGCTCCTCCATCAGTTCCCTACACACCTGGGCCCCCAAGTATGTTGTCAGCCTTGGATGAGATGGGCATGAgaggggtggagaggagggtgaTCACCCTGCCTCCTATTATCCAGCGTGTACCCAGCCTCTCCTCACGGAGGGAGCCTGGAGGTGAAGATGGAGCCAGAGGTGGTCCCAGACTATCCAGCCTGTCGAGTGGGAATACAAACCGCTCTGGAGGAGGTTTCGCCCGCAGCAGTCGAGGCTACAGAGACGTCTCTCCTCCCAGACGGGGCATCCTGCGCGAGTACAGCGATGACTCCGACTGGGACAACAGGCGAGGAAGAGCACCACACAGGCCTTCGAGGAACGAGAGAGATGACTCggccaggaggagaggaggtggatcCAGGCCGCGCCCTCGTAGTCGGGACGACCTGATGGAGGAGTTCTACAGCAAAGCGTctcggaggaagaggagctatTCCCCTCCTCAGCGTCGCAAAGGATCCTGGAGCTCAGAtgaagaggacagcagcagaggagaaggcGGTAAAGGGAAGGATTGGTCAGAGAAGCCACCCAGCTACTCAGCCCTAGATATCCAGCCTGGATACAGTAAGAGCCGGAGGAACTACAACCATCTTTCT GATAGAAGCTCCCATAGCAGCACCAGCGTAGTCATCTGA